The Arcobacter arenosus region ATTCATGTAAAGGTTTTAAAACATCAAATATTTCTCTAGCATTTCTTCCAAGATAAGCACTTTGTTTTTCATCAATTTGAAATCTATCAAGTAAACTTTTAACACTTACATTAAAATTAGCTGGAAATTTATTATTTGAGTTTCTTAATAAATCAGTTAAATATACACCTTCTCTAACACCAGCCCCAGAAGTAACCACTCTTTTTATATTTAACTCATCTAAAATAGTTTTAAATATAAAAGTACCCTCTTTTATAGTATCAAACCTATCTTTTTTTATACCTATATGTTTTAACGTATTGCTGTTTTTTGCATTTACAATTTGCTCTAAGATATGTCTATTTAAATCAACACAATAAGTAAAGCCATGTAAAATATCAAGAGGATAATGAGTTTTGGAGATTATAACCTTACTTAAAGCCCTTATACTTCCACCAATACCAACAACTGTTGAAGGAATTTCATGACCACACTCAAGTACCTCTTTTAATTTTTCTAAAAGATACTCTTTCGCACCTTCTATATTACCTTTAGAGAAGAAAAGTTCATTAAGTCTTACTGTACCTACATCTAAAGAGATACATTTTTCTATTTGCCCATTTCTTACTATTGCAAACTCAGTTGAGCCACCACCTATATCTACAGTGATAAACTCTTCCTCATAAATTAAATTCATAGTTGCAACACCACCATAGTAGGCTTCTTTTACACCATTTATGATTTTAATATTTAAACCCAACTCATTTCTAACTTTTTTTAAAAAAAGATTTGAATTAGGAGCATCCCTTAATGCTGAAGTTGCAACACAGATAATTTTTCTAGATTTTAAAGATTTTGAAATACTTAAAAAAGATTCTAAAG contains the following coding sequences:
- a CDS encoding Ppx/GppA phosphatase family protein is translated as MAKVTTIIDIGSNSMRMVVLEKSSRFAFNLINETKARVKISEGCYENGGNLQELPMQRAFNSLESFLSISKSLKSRKIICVATSALRDAPNSNLFLKKVRNELGLNIKIINGVKEAYYGGVATMNLIYEEEFITVDIGGGSTEFAIVRNGQIEKCISLDVGTVRLNELFFSKGNIEGAKEYLLEKLKEVLECGHEIPSTVVGIGGSIRALSKVIISKTHYPLDILHGFTYCVDLNRHILEQIVNAKNSNTLKHIGIKKDRFDTIKEGTFIFKTILDELNIKRVVTSGAGVREGVYLTDLLRNSNNKFPANFNVSVKSLLDRFQIDEKQSAYLGRNAREIFDVLKPLHELDDKYRHLLVIASKLNSLGTTLNFYKSNDNTFDFILSGLNYGFLHSSRVTIAHTIKFSKKSLPQKRDLKHFESLLPPIEKMQWLSFMISLNLTLNQDMSMPKLNYKLKDNKLKICFEKSIFLIENEIAKLESPKGLKVKLSC